One window of the Periophthalmus magnuspinnatus isolate fPerMag1 chromosome 6, fPerMag1.2.pri, whole genome shotgun sequence genome contains the following:
- the ska1 gene encoding spindle and kinetochore-associated protein 1, translating to MNMAELEDFSKRIQERLASVQRMLDLSIIDLPQNKMKKLGQVLFAIEGILEESEKYVSRQKDQLQHLKTLEQSSQKYLEDLRHLQDNIPEHLPKKKNQVNEPVKVQTNTEDNQSRQPEKVKKVCKGYIKEMEIITIPEYESIPQYMKGRVTYDQLNAAVLCINASVSSKYKILHQPTKTLNNHSRKLHQRFKEQETKDTKGQFFIVEADIREFSETKVDKKFQGILNMLRHCQRLKELRGGGITRYVLL from the exons AT GAACATGGCTGAACTAGAGGACTTCTCCAAACGTATTCAGGAAAGGCTGGCATCAGTTCAACGAATGCTGGATCTGTCGATTATAG acTTGCCTCAGAATAAGATGAAAAAACTTGGTCAAGTGCTGTTTGCTATTGAAGGGATTTTGGAGGAGTCTGAAAAGTATGTTAGTCGTCAAAAAGACCAACTTCAGCATCTGAAA acactTGAGCAGTCATCACAAAAATATTTGGAGGACCTCCGGCACCTTCAAGACAACATCCCCGAACATTTGCCAAAGAAAAAGAACCAAGTAAA TGAGCCAGTAAAGGTCCAGACAAACACGGAAGATAACCAGTCACGGCAACCTGAGAAGGTCAAAAAGGTTTGCAAGGGGTACATAAAAGAAATGGAGATCATCACCATTCCTGAGTATGAGAGCATTCCTCA GTATATGAAGGGGAGAGTGACATATGATCAACTTAATGCTGCTGTGCTTTGCATCAATGCATCTGTGTCATCGAAGTACAAGATACTGCATCAGCCCACAAAAACACTCAACAACCATTCACGCAAGTTACATCAAAGGTTTAAGGAGCAAGAGACCAAAGACACCAAAG gtCAATTCTTCATTGTTGAAGCTGACATACGTGAATTTTCTGAGACGAAGGTTGACAAAAAGTTTCAAGGGATTTTGAACATGCTACGGCACTGCCAACGCCTTAAGGAGCTACGCGGTGGTGGTATTACTCGCTATGTTctgttataa